A window of Tissierellales bacterium contains these coding sequences:
- a CDS encoding ATP-grasp domain-containing protein: MKIGIITDKPRAEFLPTEEGLLEDKQKRKTVKQLKETISKKYDCINLVFDDNAIKRLKGEKVDLVFNLCNGIRGNSRLSQLPAMLESAGIPYTSSSPLGHGLAQDKIYSGLIFKKLGIPTPNFIYVYNIDEIKDLEFNFPVLVKPKNEGSSRGIHEDSLVFNKESLIKIIGEQLKTYNPPIMITKYIEGKEFTVGVMGNSDNISVLPILEIDFSNIPNHLNKFYSFEVKVHYGEQTKYYVPARIKKETENNIKKMAVKAYKALNMRDYARIDFRLNEDNIPYVLEINSLPGLMKGHSDLCKMAGAAGLNYDGLVMKIVNNAVKRYGLDEN; encoded by the coding sequence ATGAAGATAGGAATTATTACTGATAAGCCTAGGGCAGAGTTTTTACCGACTGAGGAGGGTTTGTTAGAAGACAAGCAAAAAAGAAAAACCGTAAAGCAGCTGAAGGAAACCATTTCTAAAAAATACGATTGTATAAATTTAGTATTTGATGATAATGCTATAAAAAGGCTAAAAGGAGAAAAAGTTGATTTAGTTTTTAATTTATGCAATGGTATAAGAGGGAATTCAAGACTATCCCAACTTCCTGCCATGTTAGAATCTGCAGGAATTCCGTATACAAGCTCTTCACCTTTAGGTCATGGCCTTGCTCAGGATAAGATTTATTCTGGTTTGATTTTTAAAAAATTAGGCATACCTACGCCAAACTTTATTTATGTCTATAATATTGATGAAATTAAAGACTTAGAATTTAACTTTCCAGTTTTAGTTAAACCGAAAAATGAAGGCTCAAGTAGAGGTATACATGAGGACAGTTTAGTATTTAATAAAGAGTCTTTAATTAAAATAATTGGAGAACAGCTAAAAACTTATAATCCACCAATTATGATAACAAAGTATATAGAAGGAAAAGAATTTACTGTAGGGGTTATGGGTAATTCCGATAATATTTCAGTACTTCCAATTCTAGAAATAGACTTTTCAAACATACCGAATCATTTAAATAAATTTTATAGCTTTGAAGTAAAAGTTCATTATGGCGAACAAACTAAATATTATGTCCCAGCGAGAATAAAAAAGGAAACGGAAAATAATATAAAAAAAATGGCAGTTAAGGCATATAAGGCCCTAAATATGAGGGATTATGCTAGAATTGATTTTAGATTAAATGAAGATAATATTCCATATGTATTGGAAATTAATTCATTACCAGGATTAATGAAAGGCCATAGTGATTTGTGTAAAATGGCTGGTGCTGCTGGGTTAAACTATGATGGATTAGTCATGAAAATAGTAAATAATGCAGTAAAGAGATATGGATTAGATGAAAATTAG
- a CDS encoding 2-oxoacid:acceptor oxidoreductase family protein, producing MDYSILIAGAAGQCMDTIGNLLEKVLKRYGFHVFSYKDFMSRVRGGHNFVQIRFSDKPIYTHDSNVDLIFGLNEESISLEKSKLKEEGIIICDKGISNRKEVIGLPLMEASIKCSKSSTSYWYCHEN from the coding sequence ATGGATTATAGTATACTTATAGCAGGCGCAGCGGGACAGTGTATGGATACTATCGGTAATTTGTTGGAAAAAGTATTAAAGCGCTATGGTTTTCATGTTTTTTCATATAAGGATTTTATGTCTAGAGTCAGGGGAGGACATAATTTTGTTCAAATTAGATTTTCAGATAAGCCAATATATACTCATGATTCAAATGTAGACTTAATATTTGGATTAAACGAAGAATCAATAAGCCTTGAAAAGTCTAAATTGAAAGAAGAAGGAATAATAATCTGCGATAAAGGTATAAGTAATAGAAAAGAAGTAATAGGGCTACCTTTAATGGAAGCTTCAATTAAATGCTCAAAGTCCAGCACCAGCTACTGGTATTGCCACGAGAACTGA
- a CDS encoding phospholipase D family protein, translating to MGIYIKESIKNSKILGKVKKMIQLIPVIIKIYILYAFIFGVVIFAFYKHNVSNYRETHPVDRFWGKGLGQDRVALVEDRYESGLARINLIENAQETIDISYYTIEKGVSADIFWGSIINAADKGVKVRVLLDGIFHNLKDDMKDIIYVCYNHPNIQLKLYEPLNVFKPWTWNNRLHDKIIIVDNELAMIGGRNIGDRYFTKEENGELVTNDRDVVILNTKKENISNSVIGEMKEYFNKTWNCKFSKLPLKRIRKGQKKKGEEKAKWLKNYISKLKETEEEMFNHPFDWREISYPTNKVTLIHNPIERFNKEPWCWYDITNLGKAAEKSIFIQSPYIVPTNKMLKHINIKNDLPEKADILTNSLTTNPNLMGTAGTMLRRKDVVDAGINLYEYQGTESIHAKSYIFDERVSLVGSFNVDGRSAYLSTETMVVIDGEEFAEHFKEEIKNQIDQSLMVGKDYSYIEDPNIEAKKPTVLKMIIIKFLSILAYFFDFMI from the coding sequence ATGGGTATTTATATTAAAGAAAGTATTAAAAATAGTAAAATACTAGGTAAGGTTAAAAAGATGATACAATTAATACCAGTTATTATTAAAATATATATATTATATGCTTTTATTTTTGGAGTAGTAATTTTCGCTTTTTATAAGCATAATGTAAGCAATTATAGAGAGACTCACCCAGTTGATAGGTTCTGGGGAAAAGGACTTGGTCAAGATAGAGTTGCATTAGTAGAGGATAGATATGAATCTGGACTTGCTCGAATTAACCTTATTGAAAATGCTCAGGAAACTATAGATATATCTTACTATACAATAGAAAAAGGTGTATCTGCTGATATATTTTGGGGTTCTATTATAAATGCTGCCGATAAAGGTGTAAAGGTCAGGGTTCTACTAGATGGAATATTTCATAATTTAAAAGATGATATGAAAGATATTATCTATGTCTGTTATAATCATCCAAATATTCAACTTAAATTATATGAACCTTTAAATGTGTTTAAACCATGGACATGGAACAATAGGCTTCATGATAAAATTATTATTGTAGATAATGAACTGGCTATGATTGGTGGTAGAAATATAGGAGATAGATATTTTACTAAAGAAGAAAATGGTGAACTTGTTACAAATGATAGAGATGTAGTTATATTAAACACAAAGAAAGAAAATATATCTAATAGTGTTATTGGAGAAATGAAAGAGTATTTTAATAAAACATGGAACTGTAAATTTTCAAAATTGCCTTTAAAAAGGATTAGAAAAGGACAAAAGAAAAAAGGAGAAGAAAAAGCTAAATGGTTAAAAAATTATATTAGTAAATTAAAAGAAACAGAAGAAGAAATGTTTAATCATCCTTTTGATTGGAGAGAAATCTCTTATCCGACTAATAAAGTTACTTTGATACATAATCCTATTGAAAGGTTTAATAAAGAACCTTGGTGTTGGTATGATATTACAAATCTAGGAAAGGCAGCTGAGAAATCAATATTTATTCAAAGCCCATACATTGTACCAACTAATAAAATGCTAAAACATATTAACATTAAAAATGATTTGCCGGAAAAGGCAGATATATTAACTAACTCCCTTACAACCAATCCTAATCTTATGGGTACGGCTGGGACTATGCTGCGACGAAAAGATGTAGTAGATGCGGGAATAAATTTGTATGAATACCAGGGGACCGAGTCTATACATGCTAAATCCTATATTTTTGATGAGCGAGTTAGTCTGGTAGGTTCTTTTAATGTAGATGGGAGAAGTGCCTATTTAAGTACAGAAACTATGGTTGTTATTGATGGTGAAGAATTTGCGGAACATTTTAAAGAAGAAATTAAAAATCAAATTGATCAAAGTTTAATGGTGGGGAAAGATTATTCATATATAGAAGATCCAAATATAGAAGCAAAAAAGCCTACAGTCCTAAAAATGATTATAATAAAGTTTTTATCTATACTAGCATATTTTTTTGATTTTATGATATAA
- a CDS encoding 2-oxoacid:ferredoxin oxidoreductase subunit beta — MTKYDYELKEPAWCPGCGNFMIRTALKQALEELEIEPHEVVISSGIGQAAKMPHYIKVNGFNGLHGRALPPAIGIKMANKDLNVIVESGDGDTYGEGGNHFIHTIRRNIDIAHFVHDNQIYGLTKGQASPTTAEGQKTTLQFDGVKVEPLNPLALALTMGAGFVARSFSGDVPHLVGVMKEAINYKGYALVDILQPCVVWNKVNTYAWYKERVYHLPEDYDYTNKEEAFKKAMEFDDKIPIGILYKVEKDTYEDKFDFVKEGPPMVDRKLDPLDAEKLMEEFI; from the coding sequence ATGACGAAGTATGATTATGAACTTAAAGAACCAGCATGGTGTCCAGGCTGTGGAAATTTTATGATAAGAACAGCCTTAAAGCAAGCCCTAGAAGAATTAGAAATAGAACCCCATGAGGTAGTTATATCATCGGGAATAGGGCAAGCAGCAAAAATGCCTCACTATATAAAGGTAAATGGTTTTAATGGTTTACATGGTAGGGCTTTACCACCAGCTATTGGAATAAAAATGGCTAATAAAGATTTAAATGTAATTGTAGAGTCTGGAGATGGAGACACCTATGGTGAAGGTGGAAATCATTTTATTCATACTATAAGACGTAATATTGATATAGCTCATTTTGTTCACGATAATCAGATATATGGTTTAACTAAAGGTCAAGCTTCACCAACAACAGCAGAGGGACAAAAAACTACTTTGCAATTTGATGGAGTCAAGGTAGAACCATTAAATCCTTTAGCCCTAGCTCTTACTATGGGGGCTGGATTTGTAGCAAGAAGTTTTTCAGGAGATGTCCCCCATTTAGTAGGGGTAATGAAAGAGGCAATAAATTATAAAGGCTATGCATTAGTAGATATTTTACAACCTTGTGTAGTATGGAATAAAGTTAACACCTATGCTTGGTATAAAGAAAGAGTTTATCATCTTCCAGAGGATTATGATTATACAAATAAAGAAGAAGCTTTTAAAAAGGCCATGGAATTTGATGATAAAATACCTATAGGTATTTTATATAAAGTGGAAAAGGATACCTATGAGGATAAATTTGATTTTGTAAAAGAAGGACCACCAATGGTAGATAGAAAATTAGATCCATTAGATGCGGAAAAATTAATGGAAGAGTTTATATAA
- a CDS encoding Ger(x)C family spore germination protein produces the protein MNKKGLLLLSVLIISFVLSGCWNSRELNTLGISLIMGFDLEENGDILLTAEVIDPEPSTKGLGELETSYVQGRGKTIVDAGRDITLKFDRALFGSHSRVFIFGEEIGKSEIIEYMDFFKRYDEPRETTYLLIAKDSKAYEIMGIAAGIEDVPANYVTQLVENKKVNGKTVDVDILDFMKYYYEEGSQPVVGVIERKTRNEIKRVDVSQPKKPYELSVEGATVFKEGMIVGYLNGNETRGFNFITGEIKGGLIQFPTPHIDADEHTLPTPKAECEIGDSKNMNYEATLVEIIKSKTKRDVEVKDGKIIFKIKVVLKGSVAEVVGDIGISRKAVIESLEEACSEEVKNEMEKVINKAQKEFKVDIFKSASLFHRKYPEKWDEIKDDWGDIFPETEFQVEVETSILRTGLTNTPTIKVKGE, from the coding sequence ATGAATAAAAAAGGTCTATTATTATTAAGTGTTTTAATTATAAGCTTTGTACTAAGTGGATGTTGGAATTCTAGAGAACTTAATACCCTAGGTATTTCATTAATTATGGGTTTTGATTTAGAAGAGAATGGAGATATATTATTAACAGCAGAGGTAATAGATCCTGAGCCATCAACAAAAGGGTTGGGTGAATTAGAAACAAGTTATGTTCAAGGAAGAGGTAAAACCATAGTTGATGCTGGTAGGGATATAACTTTAAAATTTGATAGAGCATTATTTGGGTCTCATAGTAGGGTTTTTATCTTTGGTGAAGAAATTGGTAAAAGTGAGATAATTGAATATATGGATTTTTTTAAAAGATATGATGAGCCTAGAGAAACTACATATTTATTAATTGCTAAAGATTCTAAGGCTTATGAAATTATGGGAATTGCTGCAGGAATAGAGGATGTTCCAGCAAATTATGTTACGCAACTAGTAGAGAATAAAAAGGTTAATGGGAAAACGGTAGATGTAGATATATTAGACTTTATGAAATATTATTATGAGGAAGGTTCACAACCAGTGGTTGGAGTTATAGAAAGAAAAACTAGAAACGAAATAAAAAGGGTAGATGTTTCACAACCAAAAAAACCATATGAATTATCAGTAGAGGGTGCAACTGTATTTAAAGAAGGAATGATAGTAGGATATTTGAATGGTAATGAAACCAGAGGGTTTAATTTTATAACTGGGGAAATAAAAGGGGGGCTTATTCAGTTTCCAACTCCCCATATTGATGCAGATGAACACACACTTCCAACGCCCAAGGCTGAATGCGAAATAGGAGATTCTAAAAATATGAATTATGAAGCAACTTTGGTTGAGATTATAAAGAGTAAGACGAAAAGAGATGTTGAGGTAAAGGATGGGAAAATAATATTTAAAATAAAGGTTGTTTTAAAGGGATCTGTGGCTGAGGTAGTGGGGGATATTGGTATTTCAAGAAAAGCTGTAATAGAGAGTCTAGAAGAAGCTTGTTCAGAAGAGGTAAAGAATGAAATGGAAAAAGTTATAAACAAAGCACAAAAAGAATTTAAAGTAGATATATTTAAATCAGCATCCTTATTTCATAGAAAATATCCTGAAAAATGGGATGAAATAAAGGATGATTGGGGTGATATTTTTCCAGAAACAGAGTTTCAGGTAGAAGTAGAAACTAGTATTTTAAGAACTGGGTTAACAAATACACCTACTATTAAAGTAAAGGGAGAATAA
- a CDS encoding endospore germination permease, which translates to MERKVTSYQAILLILIFRVIIGFSYLPSINIIPANQDAWIVLLLSIPYVLLLCFPVLFLSNRFNELTLIEYMENIFGKVIGKIVGSYYSLFFLVSAIFFLSLLIEMLDSTMFPNTPTWFTALIGIATCTYVAYKGLITMCKTGEIIVPFILIVIFLLSVLGWKRMDLKVLLPILKDSTLDGINKGTIDVALRFTDILVLAMITPYLEEKEKLNSIFYKCLVYSTLIIVLMLIVTQSVLGIEQAKHANFPFFTYTRTIELYHFIERIESIFIVTWIMGSIGKISGLLYFSSVSMSQVLNKTNNKPYIIPNAVIVLIASVILKDNRPIVAVKHPIQGILLIISLISMFIIPLIALIVYLFRRKSIEANKYNKNSKMERP; encoded by the coding sequence ATGGAAAGAAAAGTAACTTCATATCAGGCAATATTATTAATATTAATTTTTAGGGTAATTATTGGTTTTTCCTATCTACCGTCTATAAATATTATACCAGCAAATCAAGATGCTTGGATAGTGTTACTATTATCTATCCCTTATGTTTTGCTCCTATGTTTTCCTGTACTATTTTTAAGTAATAGGTTTAATGAGCTAACATTAATAGAATATATGGAAAATATATTTGGAAAAGTAATTGGGAAAATTGTAGGAAGTTACTATAGTTTATTTTTTCTTGTTTCGGCAATATTCTTTCTCTCTCTATTAATAGAAATGCTTGATTCTACTATGTTTCCAAATACTCCAACATGGTTTACGGCCTTAATTGGAATAGCAACATGTACCTATGTTGCTTATAAAGGACTGATAACTATGTGTAAAACTGGAGAAATAATAGTACCTTTTATTTTAATAGTTATTTTTTTATTATCAGTATTAGGGTGGAAAAGGATGGACCTTAAAGTACTTTTACCCATACTTAAAGACTCTACCCTAGATGGGATAAATAAAGGAACTATAGATGTAGCTCTACGATTTACGGATATATTAGTTTTAGCTATGATAACACCTTATTTAGAAGAGAAAGAGAAATTAAACTCAATATTTTATAAGTGCCTTGTATATTCAACTTTAATTATTGTCCTTATGTTAATAGTGACTCAAAGTGTACTTGGTATTGAACAAGCAAAACATGCAAATTTTCCTTTCTTTACATATACTAGAACTATAGAGCTTTACCACTTCATTGAAAGAATAGAATCTATATTTATTGTTACTTGGATTATGGGAAGTATTGGGAAAATATCAGGGCTTTTATATTTTTCTAGTGTATCCATGTCTCAAGTTCTAAATAAAACTAATAATAAACCTTACATAATACCAAATGCTGTAATAGTCCTTATAGCATCTGTAATTTTAAAAGACAATCGGCCAATTGTAGCAGTTAAACATCCTATTCAAGGGATATTATTAATTATTTCACTTATTAGTATGTTTATAATTCCACTTATAGCTTTAATAGTCTATTTATTTAGAAGAAAAAGTATAGAGGCCAACAAATATAATAAGAATTCTAAAATGGAAAGACCATAG
- a CDS encoding DEAD/DEAH box helicase: MNKTRFEEMDVSKEIKKAVSDMGFEEASPIQAQAIPYLMEGRDVVGQAQTGTGKTAAFGIPIIERINSESRQLQSIVLCPTRELSIQVAKEIKKLAKYKKEIFVLPVYGGQPIERQIKALKKGVQIVIGTPGRVIDHIKRGTLKLDNIEMMVLDEADEMFDMGFRDDIELVINKTPKDRQTVFFSATMDKKIINFAKKYQKTPKYIRTVPKELTVPNIEQYYLKVKKGMKTEILSRLLDIQNSNLSIVFCNTKRKVDELIIELQGRGYFADGIHGDLKQSQRDKVMSKFRKGNIDILVATDVAARGIDVDNVDIVFNYDIPQDLEYYVHRIGRTARAGKTGKAYSLVVGRDINKLKDIEKYAKTKVVRKDIPTLNEVAESKTTDILGKIKHEIGISDLSKYETSVELLLEEGYKLKDIAAGLLKLYFDDKSEDKNRKLESKNSEEMERLYINIGRKDGVRPRHIVGGIYQLANISRDSIGDIDIYDKFSFIEAPRKYTNDILDSLNNNRIKGKKVRVEVAMDKKKKR; this comes from the coding sequence ATGAATAAAACACGATTTGAAGAAATGGATGTTTCAAAAGAAATTAAAAAAGCTGTATCTGATATGGGGTTTGAAGAGGCATCGCCAATTCAGGCACAAGCTATCCCCTATTTAATGGAGGGTAGGGATGTGGTTGGTCAGGCACAGACAGGTACTGGGAAAACCGCAGCTTTTGGTATACCTATTATTGAAAGAATAAATTCTGAATCGAGGCAGCTTCAGTCTATTGTATTATGTCCCACGCGAGAACTTTCAATTCAAGTGGCGAAAGAAATAAAGAAACTAGCTAAATATAAAAAAGAAATTTTTGTATTACCAGTATATGGAGGGCAACCTATAGAAAGACAAATAAAGGCATTAAAAAAGGGAGTCCAGATAGTTATAGGTACTCCAGGAAGAGTAATTGACCATATAAAAAGAGGTACATTAAAATTAGATAATATTGAAATGATGGTATTAGATGAAGCCGATGAAATGTTTGATATGGGATTTAGGGATGATATTGAGCTTGTTATTAATAAGACTCCTAAAGATAGACAAACGGTATTTTTTTCTGCAACAATGGATAAGAAGATAATTAATTTTGCTAAAAAATATCAGAAAACCCCTAAATATATAAGAACAGTTCCCAAGGAATTAACGGTTCCAAATATTGAACAGTATTATTTAAAGGTTAAGAAAGGTATGAAAACTGAAATACTTTCTAGATTATTAGATATACAAAATTCCAATTTAAGCATAGTATTTTGTAATACAAAACGGAAGGTAGATGAACTCATAATAGAACTTCAGGGAAGAGGATATTTTGCAGATGGAATCCATGGTGATCTAAAGCAATCCCAAAGGGACAAGGTTATGTCTAAATTTAGAAAAGGAAACATCGATATTTTAGTGGCAACAGATGTGGCGGCTAGGGGAATAGATGTAGATAATGTTGATATAGTGTTTAACTACGACATACCACAGGATTTGGAATATTATGTTCACAGAATTGGAAGAACAGCAAGAGCTGGGAAAACAGGAAAAGCCTATAGTCTTGTAGTAGGCAGAGATATTAATAAGCTTAAAGATATAGAGAAATATGCCAAAACTAAAGTTGTTCGAAAAGATATCCCCACATTAAATGAGGTAGCAGAAAGTAAAACTACGGATATATTAGGAAAAATAAAGCATGAAATAGGAATTTCTGATCTTTCTAAGTATGAAACTAGTGTAGAATTGCTACTAGAAGAAGGCTATAAACTTAAAGATATAGCGGCTGGGCTTTTAAAACTATATTTTGATGATAAATCAGAAGATAAAAATAGGAAACTAGAAAGTAAAAATAGCGAAGAAATGGAAAGGTTATATATTAATATAGGAAGAAAAGATGGTGTTAGACCAAGACATATTGTTGGTGGGATTTATCAGTTAGCTAATATTTCCAGAGACTCTATAGGAGATATTGATATTTATGATAAATTTTCATTTATTGAAGCTCCTAGAAAGTATACAAATGATATATTGGATTCACTAAATAATAATAGAATTAAGGGAAAAAAGGTCAGGGTAGAAGTGGCAATGGATAAAAAAAAGAAAAGATAG
- a CDS encoding 2-oxoacid:acceptor oxidoreductase subunit alpha, with translation MDYSILVGGQAGQGMDTFGHLLERTLKRSGFYVFSSQDYMSRVRGGNNFVQVRFSNNPIYASTSKVDVIFALNNETIDIHSSSIKDNGIIICDESVGEGKDIVHLPLIKVAKKVKNSRVYTTAGLGAILKYFGLSLEIGEDVIKSVFNEKVADVNIKALKEGYEMVETKHQLEISKDENVLINGNDAIGLGAVTAGCKFYCGYPMTPSSGILTYISSKADEMNIVVDQVEDEVAALNMALGASYTGVRSMTASSGGGFSLMVEALSLAGIIETPVVLANVQRPGPATGLPTRTEQADLRFLIHAGHGEFPRMIMALRDPEDAFYQTVRAFNIAEKYQIPVLLLSDQYMADSMVTSKPFDFNKVKIERHLANMDEIKDEEYKRYKFTETGISPRLIPGKVSGKIVLVDSDEHDEWGNIIEDSETRIKMVEKRMKKLEGLKKEVEEPWVIGGENPENLIVAWGSTYGIIKEAVERLVEEGVSISALVFGDIWPFPTKKLLEMSENAKNIIDVEQNATAQLDSLIKEQALIKSTHKILKFDGRPFNVDELYNRLKEVL, from the coding sequence GTGGATTATAGCATACTTGTAGGAGGACAAGCTGGCCAAGGAATGGATACTTTTGGTCATTTATTAGAAAGAACACTAAAGCGTAGTGGATTTTATGTATTTTCAAGTCAAGATTACATGTCTAGAGTGAGGGGTGGAAATAATTTTGTACAGGTAAGATTTTCAAATAATCCTATATATGCATCTACATCAAAGGTAGATGTGATATTTGCCCTAAATAATGAAACAATAGACATTCACTCATCTAGTATAAAAGATAATGGTATAATAATTTGCGATGAAAGCGTAGGAGAAGGAAAGGATATAGTACATTTACCTTTAATTAAAGTAGCAAAAAAGGTGAAAAATAGTAGGGTTTATACTACTGCAGGGCTGGGAGCTATTTTAAAATATTTTGGACTATCTTTGGAAATTGGAGAAGATGTAATAAAAAGTGTATTTAATGAAAAAGTGGCAGATGTAAATATTAAAGCCTTAAAAGAAGGCTATGAAATGGTAGAAACTAAACATCAATTAGAAATCAGTAAAGATGAGAATGTGTTAATAAATGGCAATGATGCAATTGGATTAGGAGCTGTTACAGCAGGATGTAAATTTTACTGTGGATATCCTATGACACCTTCTTCAGGAATATTAACATATATATCTTCTAAAGCAGATGAAATGAATATAGTTGTTGATCAAGTAGAAGATGAAGTTGCAGCATTAAATATGGCATTAGGAGCATCCTATACAGGAGTAAGGTCTATGACAGCTTCCTCGGGTGGAGGATTTTCTTTAATGGTAGAGGCCTTAAGTTTAGCAGGTATTATAGAAACACCTGTGGTTTTAGCTAATGTTCAAAGGCCAGGTCCAGCAACGGGACTTCCAACAAGAACAGAACAAGCAGATCTTAGATTCTTAATTCATGCAGGTCATGGAGAATTCCCTAGAATGATTATGGCTTTAAGAGATCCAGAAGATGCCTTCTATCAAACCGTAAGAGCTTTCAATATTGCGGAAAAATACCAAATACCAGTACTATTGCTAAGTGATCAATATATGGCAGATAGCATGGTAACCTCAAAGCCTTTTGATTTTAATAAGGTTAAAATAGAAAGACATCTAGCTAATATGGATGAAATAAAGGATGAAGAATATAAAAGATATAAGTTTACAGAGACTGGTATATCTCCAAGATTAATACCAGGCAAAGTATCTGGTAAAATAGTTTTAGTAGATAGTGATGAACATGATGAATGGGGAAATATCATTGAAGATAGTGAAACTAGAATAAAAATGGTTGAGAAACGAATGAAAAAATTAGAAGGTTTAAAAAAAGAGGTAGAGGAACCTTGGGTTATAGGTGGAGAAAATCCAGAAAACCTTATAGTAGCTTGGGGTTCTACTTATGGAATAATAAAAGAAGCAGTAGAAAGATTAGTAGAAGAAGGAGTTTCAATCAGTGCTTTAGTATTTGGCGATATATGGCCATTCCCAACTAAAAAACTTTTAGAAATGAGTGAGAATGCGAAAAATATCATCGATGTGGAACAAAATGCTACAGCCCAATTAGATAGTTTAATAAAGGAACAAGCTCTTATTAAATCTACTCATAAGATACTTAAGTTTGACGGTCGTCCTTTCAATGTGGATGAATTGTATAATAGGCTTAAGGAGGTATTATAA
- a CDS encoding spore germination protein, with amino-acid sequence MISKKIEKNRKNIIEKFNNSSDLELYEFEGGKKKKFFISYIDGLIDQDLLDRDVLGPIIDDFEDIKDLKKTIKVSSLKETNNIEEIIEEITYGSIGLFVDGTDLGYIIELRKWNKRSIEEPDAETVVRGPKEGFIEDLGSNRVLLRRKIRNENLVFEDYILGEQTNTKISLAYIVGIVNEDVLEELRRRINKINIDAILETGYIEQLIDDRPYSFLTTIGDTQKPDVVAGRILEGRIAIFCDGTPHVLTIPKLFIENIQTSEDYYTTSPYSTFLRIIRVFSLFISIVLPGFYVALQTFHQEMVPTVLLITMAGAREGVPFPAMVEALLMTIVLDVIKESGIRLPRSVGSAVSIVGALVLGEAAVEAGLISAPMVIIIATTAIAEFTVPTLVEGISIYRLIIIILGGVMGLYGITCGLVVIVVQIISLDSFGIPYTSPMAPVDKEGLKDTVVRFPLKRLIFRPRSIERRNITRQRDKGMK; translated from the coding sequence TTGATATCAAAAAAAATAGAGAAAAATAGGAAGAATATAATTGAAAAATTTAATAATTCTAGTGACTTAGAACTATATGAGTTTGAAGGGGGAAAGAAAAAGAAATTTTTTATTTCATATATTGATGGACTGATTGACCAGGATTTATTAGATAGAGATGTATTAGGACCTATTATTGATGATTTTGAAGATATAAAGGATTTGAAAAAGACTATTAAAGTTAGTAGTCTTAAAGAAACAAATAACATAGAAGAGATAATAGAAGAAATTACCTATGGCAGTATAGGTTTATTTGTTGATGGTACTGATTTAGGTTATATTATAGAGTTAAGAAAATGGAATAAAAGAAGTATAGAAGAACCAGATGCAGAAACTGTAGTGAGAGGACCTAAGGAAGGATTTATTGAAGATTTAGGTTCAAACAGGGTTTTACTAAGAAGAAAAATACGAAATGAGAATTTAGTTTTTGAGGATTACATACTAGGAGAACAAACGAATACAAAAATTTCTCTAGCCTATATAGTGGGAATTGTAAATGAAGATGTATTAGAAGAGTTAAGAAGAAGGATTAATAAAATTAATATAGATGCAATACTAGAGACAGGATATATAGAACAATTAATAGATGATAGGCCTTATTCATTTCTAACAACTATAGGAGATACACAAAAGCCCGATGTAGTTGCCGGTAGAATACTTGAAGGGAGAATAGCTATATTTTGTGATGGAACGCCTCATGTTTTAACTATTCCTAAACTTTTTATTGAAAATATACAGACTAGTGAAGATTATTATACTACATCCCCTTATTCTACTTTTTTAAGAATTATTAGGGTTTTCTCTTTATTTATAAGTATAGTACTACCTGGATTCTATGTAGCATTACAAACCTTCCACCAAGAAATGGTACCTACAGTACTTTTAATAACTATGGCTGGGGCTAGGGAGGGAGTGCCATTTCCAGCTATGGTGGAGGCATTATTAATGACAATAGTATTAGATGTAATAAAGGAATCTGGAATTAGGCTTCCTAGGTCTGTAGGCTCTGCTGTCAGTATAGTTGGAGCTTTGGTCCTAGGTGAGGCAGCTGTAGAAGCAGGATTGATAAGTGCCCCTATGGTAATAATTATAGCAACTACTGCTATTGCAGAATTTACGGTCCCCACTTTAGTAGAAGGAATAAGTATATATAGATTAATTATTATTATATTAGGTGGGGTTATGGGTCTTTACGGGATAACCTGTGGTCTTGTAGTTATAGTTGTACAAATTATATCTCTAGATTCTTTTGGTATACCCTATACTTCTCCAATGGCTCCTGTAGACAAAGAAGGTTTAAAGGATACAGTTGTTCGTTTTCCTTTAAAAAGATTAATATTTAGACCTAGGTCAATAGAAAGAAGAAATATTACTAGACAAAGAGATAAGGGGATGAAGTAA